The Stratiformator vulcanicus genome has a segment encoding these proteins:
- a CDS encoding SixA phosphatase family protein, with amino-acid sequence MSDDTADLEWLIMRHAKASRDDETLSDFDRPLKDRGRREAPLMARQLAQAGLLPDLVLSSTSKRTRETTELFLNTLREVEDHEPEVRYLEDLYLADWTTHVNTIAAEGGVARRVLLIAHNPGLENLVTVLTGQACHLPTAAIAHVTLPVAAWAEFQRGEEVAGDNVVGVGQLEQLWTPKDLR; translated from the coding sequence ATGTCGGACGACACCGCCGACCTCGAATGGTTGATCATGCGGCACGCGAAAGCTTCGCGGGACGATGAGACGCTTTCTGATTTCGATCGCCCGCTGAAGGACCGCGGCCGACGGGAGGCTCCGCTCATGGCCCGGCAGCTCGCGCAGGCCGGGCTCCTGCCGGACCTGGTTCTGTCATCGACTTCGAAGCGGACGCGAGAGACAACCGAATTATTCTTAAACACGCTTCGCGAAGTCGAAGATCATGAGCCTGAGGTCCGATATCTTGAGGACCTTTATCTCGCTGACTGGACGACACACGTTAATACGATTGCGGCCGAAGGGGGCGTGGCCCGGCGGGTACTTCTGATTGCCCACAACCCCGGTCTGGAGAACCTTGTCACCGTGCTGACCGGCCAAGCCTGCCATTTACCCACCGCGGCCATCGCGCATGTCACGCTGCCTGTGGCCGCATGGGCTGAGTTTCAGCGGGGCGAAGAAGTCGCCGGCGACAATGTGGTGGGAGTCGGTCAGCTCGAGCAGCTTTGGACTCCAAAAGACCTTCGATAG
- a CDS encoding Ppx/GppA phosphatase family protein, which produces MPTKTKPSTTPAVAEGPVAVIDIGTASVRMAVAEVTTDGELRILERLSQAVHLGKDTFTNGSISTGTTEQCVRVLRDYQHLLKQYGLPDRPQRMRIVATSAVREATNRLTFLDRIYSATGLQVEPIDESEANRVTYLSILPILQRREDLRPAYCIVTEVGGGSTELVAIQDGDVVTSQNYRLGTLRLQEMLDKFHTPSSTARQIMSRQIDRAVGQIVRQLPEARPGTSTELVVLGADMRFAAQEIAGECVPRDFTEVNVEALAELTDRMLGMNEDELMREYHLALPDAETLGPALLANLSLARVLGLSRVLVSDVNLRDGLLLDLAATRVWTEQAGRQVINSAVELGRKFDFDERHATHVASLAARLFDLMQREHLLDRRYRMILRLASLLYAIGQYVGTTGYHKHSMYLIQNSDLFGLGKKELLLVALVARYHRRASPKPSHQYISSLDRRERVVVAKLAAMLRIAIALDESHSRRITEFQVLWEKNRMLITVDDVDDLSLEQLAINQSGTLFEEVFGRRVLLRTASRERRP; this is translated from the coding sequence TTGCCAACGAAAACCAAACCCAGCACGACCCCCGCAGTAGCCGAAGGCCCGGTCGCCGTGATCGACATCGGCACGGCATCGGTCCGCATGGCGGTCGCGGAGGTGACGACCGACGGAGAGTTGCGAATTCTCGAGCGGCTCTCTCAGGCCGTCCACCTCGGTAAGGACACGTTCACGAACGGCTCGATTTCGACCGGCACGACCGAACAATGCGTCCGTGTGCTGCGAGATTATCAACACTTGCTGAAGCAATACGGCCTCCCCGACCGGCCGCAGCGGATGCGAATCGTCGCCACCTCGGCGGTCAGAGAAGCGACCAATCGCCTGACTTTTCTCGATCGAATCTACAGTGCCACCGGTCTGCAGGTCGAACCGATCGATGAATCGGAAGCCAACCGCGTCACCTATCTGAGCATCCTGCCCATTCTTCAGCGGCGTGAAGATTTGCGCCCGGCTTATTGCATCGTTACAGAGGTCGGCGGCGGAAGTACGGAACTCGTCGCCATTCAGGACGGCGACGTCGTCACGAGTCAGAATTACCGGCTCGGCACGCTCCGACTGCAGGAGATGCTCGACAAGTTTCATACGCCATCCTCGACGGCCCGGCAGATCATGAGCCGGCAAATCGACCGCGCGGTCGGTCAGATCGTGCGTCAACTGCCGGAGGCGCGGCCGGGAACGTCGACCGAACTGGTCGTCCTCGGTGCTGACATGCGATTCGCCGCCCAGGAAATTGCGGGAGAATGTGTGCCGCGCGACTTCACGGAAGTGAACGTCGAAGCGCTCGCCGAACTGACCGATCGCATGCTCGGCATGAACGAAGACGAGTTAATGCGCGAATATCACCTCGCGCTGCCTGACGCCGAAACGCTCGGACCAGCCTTGCTGGCTAATCTCTCTCTCGCCCGCGTTCTGGGCCTGTCGCGTGTTCTCGTTTCCGACGTCAATCTGCGTGACGGGCTGCTTCTCGATTTGGCAGCGACCCGGGTGTGGACCGAGCAGGCCGGCCGACAGGTGATCAATTCGGCCGTCGAACTCGGACGCAAATTTGACTTCGACGAACGTCACGCCACGCATGTCGCCTCTCTGGCGGCCCGTTTATTCGATTTGATGCAGCGAGAGCACCTGCTCGACAGGCGATACCGGATGATCTTGCGGCTCGCTTCGCTGCTCTATGCGATCGGGCAGTACGTCGGCACGACGGGCTATCACAAGCATTCGATGTACCTGATTCAAAACAGCGACCTGTTCGGGCTGGGCAAGAAAGAGCTGCTGCTTGTCGCGCTCGTCGCCCGCTATCACCGCCGGGCATCGCCGAAGCCGTCGCATCAATATATCAGTTCCCTCGATCGTCGAGAGCGGGTCGTCGTCGCCAAACTGGCCGCGATGCTGCGGATCGCGATCGCCCTTGATGAATCGCACAGCCGGCGGATCACGGAGTTCCAAGTGCTGTGGGAAAAAAATCGAATGCTGATTACGGTCGACGACGTCGACGACCTATCGCTCGAACAACTGGCCATTAACCAAAGCGGCACGCTGTTCGAAGAAGTTTTTGGTCGTCGTGTGCTGCTCAGAACCGCTTCACGAGAGCGCCGACCTTAG
- a CDS encoding M50 family metallopeptidase, whose product MIPSTDRNYDRSRNVAAGVLTGVALLPLCWLGMQVVHECGHVVGGVISGGTVTKVVMHPLTISRTDVSPNPRPLITLWAGPIVGSLIPLFVALAVPRRWIQTRHLSGFFAAYCLVANASYIGLGVFTPAGDAEMMLHHGSPRWLLGTFGAVGLIAGGIMFQRLGPYFGLARVLEIATWRGASIAWGLLLVIVITETLLSDPI is encoded by the coding sequence ATGATCCCATCGACGGATCGCAACTACGACCGTTCCCGCAACGTCGCTGCCGGGGTCCTTACCGGCGTTGCCCTCCTCCCGCTGTGCTGGCTCGGCATGCAGGTCGTGCATGAATGCGGGCATGTTGTCGGCGGGGTGATCTCAGGCGGAACGGTGACGAAGGTCGTGATGCATCCGCTGACCATCTCGCGGACCGATGTATCACCGAACCCGCGACCGCTCATCACACTGTGGGCGGGCCCGATCGTCGGTAGTTTAATCCCGTTGTTTGTTGCATTAGCGGTGCCACGGCGTTGGATTCAAACGCGACATCTGTCGGGCTTCTTCGCCGCGTATTGCCTCGTGGCGAATGCCTCCTACATCGGTTTGGGCGTGTTCACTCCGGCCGGCGACGCGGAGATGATGCTCCATCACGGGTCGCCCCGCTGGCTGCTCGGAACGTTCGGCGCCGTCGGATTAATCGCGGGCGGCATCATGTTTCAACGGCTCGGCCCTTACTTCGGGCTGGCGCGTGTCTTAGAAATCGCGACGTGGCGCGGGGCGTCAATTGCTTGGGGGCTGCTCTTGGTAATCGTGATTACCGAAACGCTTCTGAGCGATCCGATTTAA
- the ppk1 gene encoding polyphosphate kinase 1: protein MATEEKRYLNRELSWLEFNQRVLDEAADGEVPPLEQLKFLAITSSNLDEFYKVRVGGLQQLAHSGVAKRDPSGMTPSEQLSAIRERVAEMTRDQYGLFDSLMKLLAESRLTRVDHNNANPDQSRVLERLFSNEIYGVYTPMAVVDEAPFPRPTGGTMNLCVKLSVDPNRPFRDRPTDEPNDPAEPPSTEPQTRYAIIPFGTAGSRVITVPSDGGYSFILLEDAVRMFVERFFAGTPVVEVVAFRVTLDADLSVREDAASDLLGEMRGVLEARKESHCVRLEIEDNASEELVEFLQAGLRVDSADVLKIPGPLDLSAFFPVAEQRGFGHLRYPDWTSHPSPAIDPTRSIFETIADGDVLLYHPYESFSPVVRFIEEAAADPDVLAIKQTLYRTSRNSPIVAALALAAEAGKAVTAIVELKARFDEERNIARAEDLERAGVQVVYGVRGLKTHAKVCVVVRREPAGIRRYLHFGTGNYNEKTARIYSDASLLTCNDDLAADAISFFNAITGYSQPQQFRKLEAAPLGLRDRVRELIEAETHRARQGLKARIRVKLNAVVDPELIDALYEASTAGVKVDLNVRGVCCLRPGIPGLSENIRVVSIIDRYLEHARILQFHHGGDELFYISSADWMPRNLDRRVELLVPVERRTHRKRLSRILDLYFKENVKSRRLLSNGEYERVKSEGDPIRSQAILNDQAVERMRETEQARRTVFEPYRAAEN, encoded by the coding sequence ATGGCGACTGAGGAAAAACGATACTTGAATCGAGAGCTGAGTTGGCTCGAGTTCAATCAGCGCGTGCTCGATGAAGCAGCTGACGGCGAAGTGCCGCCGTTGGAGCAATTAAAATTTCTGGCGATCACGTCGTCCAACCTCGACGAGTTTTATAAAGTTCGGGTCGGCGGGTTGCAGCAACTCGCCCACAGCGGCGTTGCGAAGCGCGACCCGAGCGGCATGACTCCTTCCGAACAACTCTCGGCCATTCGCGAACGCGTTGCGGAGATGACCCGCGATCAATACGGCTTGTTCGACAGCTTAATGAAATTGCTCGCGGAGTCGAGACTCACGCGAGTCGATCACAACAACGCCAATCCCGATCAGTCGCGAGTTCTGGAGCGATTGTTCTCGAACGAGATTTACGGCGTTTACACACCAATGGCGGTCGTCGACGAAGCACCGTTCCCGCGACCGACCGGCGGGACGATGAATCTGTGCGTGAAACTCTCGGTTGATCCCAATCGCCCATTCAGAGACCGCCCGACCGACGAACCGAATGACCCGGCCGAACCGCCGTCGACCGAGCCACAGACTCGGTATGCCATTATTCCTTTTGGGACTGCCGGCTCACGCGTCATTACAGTGCCCTCCGACGGGGGATACTCTTTTATTCTGCTTGAAGACGCCGTGCGGATGTTTGTTGAGCGGTTTTTTGCGGGGACACCCGTCGTCGAAGTCGTGGCATTTCGGGTCACGCTCGACGCCGATCTGAGCGTGCGTGAGGACGCCGCCTCGGACCTCCTCGGTGAGATGCGCGGAGTCCTTGAGGCTCGAAAAGAAAGCCATTGTGTCAGGCTGGAGATCGAAGACAACGCAAGCGAAGAGCTCGTCGAGTTCCTGCAGGCCGGTCTCCGCGTCGACTCGGCCGATGTATTAAAGATCCCGGGCCCGCTCGATCTCTCCGCGTTCTTCCCGGTGGCCGAGCAACGCGGATTCGGCCACTTGAGATATCCGGACTGGACCTCGCATCCCTCACCCGCGATTGACCCGACCCGGTCAATTTTCGAGACAATCGCCGATGGCGACGTTTTGCTTTACCATCCTTACGAAAGCTTCTCGCCGGTCGTCCGCTTTATCGAAGAGGCCGCGGCCGATCCTGACGTTCTCGCGATTAAACAAACTCTTTACCGGACCAGCCGCAACAGCCCAATCGTCGCCGCACTGGCCCTCGCTGCCGAAGCGGGTAAAGCAGTCACGGCGATCGTTGAATTGAAAGCCCGATTCGACGAAGAGCGAAATATCGCTCGGGCCGAAGATTTGGAGCGCGCCGGTGTGCAGGTCGTCTACGGCGTGCGCGGCTTAAAAACTCACGCGAAAGTCTGCGTGGTCGTCCGTCGCGAACCGGCGGGCATCCGACGTTACCTGCACTTCGGCACCGGCAACTACAATGAGAAGACTGCGAGGATTTACAGCGACGCGAGCCTGCTGACATGCAACGACGACCTGGCCGCCGATGCGATCAGTTTCTTTAACGCCATCACCGGTTATTCCCAGCCACAGCAATTTCGCAAGTTGGAAGCGGCGCCGTTGGGCCTGCGGGATCGGGTTCGCGAATTAATCGAGGCGGAAACGCATCGGGCCCGTCAAGGACTCAAGGCCCGCATTCGCGTGAAACTCAACGCCGTCGTCGACCCGGAGTTGATCGATGCCCTTTACGAAGCATCGACGGCGGGGGTCAAAGTCGATCTCAACGTTCGCGGTGTGTGCTGCCTCCGGCCCGGAATTCCCGGTCTGAGCGAGAATATCCGCGTCGTCAGCATTATCGATCGGTACCTGGAACACGCTCGCATTCTGCAGTTTCATCATGGCGGCGATGAGTTATTTTATATTTCCAGCGCCGATTGGATGCCGCGGAATCTTGATCGCCGGGTCGAATTACTCGTACCCGTCGAGCGGCGAACGCACCGCAAACGCCTCTCACGAATTCTTGATTTGTATTTCAAAGAGAACGTCAAGAGCCGACGACTTCTCTCCAACGGCGAGTATGAGCGAGTCAAGAGCGAGGGCGACCCCATTCGAAGCCAAGCGATCTTAAATGATCAGGCTGTCGAACGAATGCGAGAAACCGAGCAGGCACGTCGCACGGTCTTCGAGCCTTACCGTGCGGCGGAGAATTAA
- a CDS encoding DUF2254 domain-containing protein → MKTNVLYVVDVLRDSFWFLPIIAVLGTLSAAWGVLQIDEAIRLEDLRAFGWEPTSREAARLILTTLIGALVSVTGVVFSVLMLVLAQTSAQLGPRVIRTVIGSNIQQGTLAVLLGTTAFCLVTLRSIRDEFDSADPFLPEIALSISIVAFFFSIGMLIYFVHDVSRIIQVPHLIERISYELHKAITNRLSGNSRQAASEVGPSESFAMSTAITTKRSGYVQAYSREAIASIAEKENLRVRLDVRTGDFVTTERPFAEFLGDNSPSQDSIDKVRESLIVGPQGTPRDDIETSILQISEIGMRALSPGINDPRTAQMCLDRLTVALTELAGHGADAWRPPQEYRLVDEPSFDFDRMLNSAYGGILFYSAGFPPILQSLADGLECIAGKLVLDDALPAMRSFVEEMLDTIRREVPPGRFREAIVVQLKNLAEQLTPVKADQAEETPSGDDRHTSNGD, encoded by the coding sequence ATGAAGACCAATGTTCTATATGTCGTCGACGTCCTCCGCGACAGCTTTTGGTTCTTACCGATCATCGCCGTCCTCGGCACGTTATCCGCGGCTTGGGGCGTCCTGCAGATCGACGAAGCCATCCGGCTCGAAGATTTGCGGGCATTCGGGTGGGAGCCGACATCGCGGGAAGCAGCCCGATTAATTCTGACGACGCTGATCGGGGCGTTGGTGTCGGTTACCGGCGTGGTGTTTTCCGTCCTGATGCTCGTGCTCGCTCAAACCTCGGCTCAACTCGGCCCGCGCGTGATTCGCACGGTGATCGGCAGCAACATTCAGCAAGGCACGCTGGCGGTGTTACTCGGAACGACTGCGTTCTGCCTTGTGACACTGCGTTCGATTCGTGACGAATTCGACTCGGCAGATCCGTTTCTCCCCGAGATCGCCCTCTCGATTTCGATCGTCGCCTTTTTCTTTTCGATCGGGATGCTGATCTACTTTGTGCATGACGTCTCGCGGATCATTCAGGTTCCGCATTTGATCGAACGCATCTCTTACGAACTTCATAAGGCGATTACCAATCGGCTCAGCGGAAACTCTCGGCAGGCTGCCTCCGAGGTAGGCCCTTCGGAAAGCTTCGCGATGTCGACGGCGATCACAACGAAGCGGTCAGGCTACGTTCAGGCCTATAGTCGTGAGGCGATCGCTTCGATTGCTGAAAAGGAAAACCTGCGGGTACGGCTTGATGTGAGGACCGGCGATTTCGTGACGACGGAGCGACCATTCGCCGAGTTTCTTGGAGATAACTCGCCGTCGCAGGATTCGATCGACAAAGTCCGGGAATCGTTAATCGTCGGACCACAAGGCACGCCACGAGACGATATCGAGACGTCAATACTGCAAATCTCGGAAATCGGGATGCGTGCGCTCTCGCCCGGGATTAACGACCCTCGCACAGCACAAATGTGCCTCGACCGTCTGACGGTCGCCCTAACCGAACTAGCCGGCCACGGCGCTGATGCCTGGCGTCCGCCACAGGAGTATCGACTGGTTGACGAACCGTCGTTCGACTTCGATCGGATGTTGAATTCCGCCTATGGAGGGATTCTGTTCTACAGTGCGGGATTTCCGCCAATCTTACAGAGCCTCGCCGATGGCCTCGAATGCATTGCGGGTAAATTAGTCCTTGACGATGCATTGCCCGCAATGCGGAGTTTTGTCGAAGAGATGCTCGATACTATTCGCAGAGAAGTGCCACCGGGCCGCTTCCGCGAAGCGATCGTCGTGCAATTAAAAAATTTAGCCGAGCAGTTGACGCCGGTGAAAGCGGATCAGGCTGAAGAGACTCCGTCGGGGGACGACCGGCATACCTCAAATGGCGACTAA
- the pstB gene encoding phosphate ABC transporter ATP-binding protein PstB, which translates to MAQPNFGSELRSPADGMGAGLLGGGPAVSDDQSNDPQSRLEAIERGESFPADVHRATLEETHVLDIEEFNLWYGEKKALFDVSMGIALNKVTALIGPSGCGKSTLLRCVNRMNDLLDNVRIEGQMKLNGDSIYDPAVDVIELRKRMGMVFQKPNPFPMSIFENVVYPLRIDGERRRSLLEEVCERSLRGAALWDEVKDRLKESALGLSGGQQQRLCIARAIAAEPEVLLLDEPCSALDPVATGKIEDLIQELRGEYSILIVTHNMQQASRISDYTAFMYLGRMMEYGPTADIFTAPHLPETTAYVTGRFG; encoded by the coding sequence ATGGCACAACCGAATTTTGGTTCCGAACTTCGTTCCCCGGCTGACGGCATGGGTGCCGGGCTGCTCGGCGGTGGTCCGGCCGTTTCTGATGACCAGTCCAATGACCCGCAGTCGCGGCTGGAGGCGATCGAACGGGGCGAATCGTTTCCCGCCGACGTGCATCGCGCCACGCTTGAGGAAACACACGTCCTCGATATCGAGGAGTTCAATTTATGGTACGGCGAGAAAAAAGCCCTGTTCGATGTCTCGATGGGCATCGCACTGAATAAGGTGACCGCCCTGATCGGGCCGTCCGGTTGCGGTAAGAGTACGTTGCTTCGATGCGTTAATCGGATGAATGACTTGCTCGACAACGTGCGTATTGAAGGCCAAATGAAGCTCAACGGAGACTCGATCTACGACCCCGCCGTCGATGTGATCGAGTTGCGAAAACGAATGGGCATGGTGTTTCAAAAGCCGAATCCCTTCCCGATGAGTATTTTTGAAAACGTCGTTTACCCCCTGCGAATCGATGGGGAACGACGGCGATCACTTTTGGAAGAAGTGTGCGAACGCAGTTTGCGCGGAGCGGCGCTTTGGGACGAAGTGAAAGACCGGCTTAAAGAGAGTGCCCTTGGTCTTTCGGGCGGACAACAGCAGCGGCTGTGCATTGCGCGGGCGATCGCCGCGGAGCCGGAAGTTCTACTGTTGGACGAACCCTGCTCCGCACTTGATCCGGTCGCGACGGGGAAAATTGAAGATCTCATTCAGGAACTGCGCGGCGAGTATTCGATTCTCATCGTGACTCACAACATGCAGCAGGCGTCTCGCATCAGCGATTACACCGCGTTTATGTACTTGGGCCGCATGATGGAATATGGCCCGACGGCCGATATTTTTACCGCCCCGCACTTGCCCGAGACAACCGCCTACGTCACCGGTCGATTCGGCTGA